A genomic segment from Pectinophora gossypiella chromosome 3, ilPecGoss1.1, whole genome shotgun sequence encodes:
- the LOC126381781 gene encoding uncharacterized protein LOC126381781, translating into MKIMTIKMYDGVLGVKCTTCNKGLIIDKPSDHLIPIPRYQYEEMYRDYAYRNLSANAKSVFFAINIHPSCRAKKGFCIPRAKCIEKKMFYIARVCYWWELVCCYEDYPPARNPVIAMLRTEDHIIDNSSHILTPSEYSKQLNLSDAEIEKMMVDNTTVSPYSYWKTELPPKLHEQPKTKADTILPPNV; encoded by the exons atgaaaattatgacaataaaaatGTACGATGGTGTACTTGGAGTGAAATGCACGACTTGCAACAAAGGG TTGATAATAGACAAACCGAGCGACCATTTGATTCCAATACCCCGCTACCAATATGAAGAAATGTACAGAGACTACGCATATCGCAACCTGAGCGCCAATGCGAAATCGGTGTTCTTTGCCATTAATATTC ATCCGTCTTGTCGTGcaaaaaaaggtttttgtaTACCTCGTGCGAAATGCATAGagaagaaaatgttttacaTAGCACGGGTGTGCTACTGGTGGGAGCTGGTGTGTTGTTACGAAGACTACCCTCCGGCTAGGAACCCTGTAATAGCGATGTTGCGCACTGAAGACCATATCATAGACAATTCCTCTCACATACTTACTCCTTCGGAATACTCGAAGCAACTTAATCTATCGGATgctgaaatagaaaaaatgatGGTAGACAACACGACTGTCTCGCCCTATTCTTATTGGAAGACTGAGCTACCCCCGAAACTACATGAGCAACCTAAAACAAAAGCTGACACGATACTTCCACCtaatgtttaa